The Nocardia sp. NBC_01503 sequence TTTGGGCGTTTTGCCCCTGTAGGTCCACAACCAGGACAACTTCGGTCGGATCTTGAACCCTGTCTTCCACATCGCTGCGACCACGTCCACGCGCTCGCCGCTGGTCAGGTTTCGACTTCGACCGCGCCCCTTGGGCCGGATACCGATTCGGCCGCCCTGGTCGAGAACAGACTTCACGAAGGCCAGGACATCGATGCCGATGTTGAAGATCTCAGACTTCGACAAATTCGTCTGTTCAGCGATCGCATCGACAATCTTGGCACTCATAGACCGATGTCGAGGAGGGTGTCCATTTCGCCGCGGGGGCCTGGTCTCTGAACGAGTTTGGATCGCGCAGAGACCAGGCTTGGCCATATGTCGGTGCAGAACTTCAAGGAAGGGTGGATCGCGTGAGTTCGTCGAAGCAGTCTGTGACGAAGTCTTCGTCAGACCGGCTGACGATCACTCCTATGCCCAGCACTAACACCTGTAGCTGGGGCCGGAGGTCCTGTCGATCTACTTCCCGAGATGATAGGAGATGTTCTGCTGCGTCATGCCGGACAGCTCGGCCAGCCTCTCCTGCGTGTAGTACTCGGGCACAGCAGACCGAAGCTTCGCGATCAGCTCCAGCCTCGCCCGCTTGGCCCCCTCACCGATCGCGATGGCCGCCGCGTACTCCTCGAAGTGACGACGGACCAGAGCGTCACGGTCGACCGTGCTCATGAACGGCCCCCGCACCCACGCTCCCACCGTCGGTACAAAGGCTTTGTGGCCGGAATCACCCTCTCCGCGTTGGCCATTCGGCGTCATCGAATCGTCGGTCGGAAGTTCGGAATCGGGGCAGGTTTCGGGTGTGCTCATGCCGCACTCCAGTCGGGTTTGCTGAATGGATGCTGAGGACGAAAACTCCTCGGCGTGTCGACCTGCGACGCGCCGGAGTGATTGTTGTCTCCAGGTCGCGGAGTAGTCAGATTTGTAGTCAGATTGACGGAAGCCTTCGGTATCCGCTGGTAAGCGGGTTGATCGGCTCGGGTAGCCTGACCTGGAGAACAGGTATGTGCCGGTAACCGTCGGTAACACCTAACGTGTAACACTGGCGCAAACACAGCCCTCGAAGGCATATGAGCTGGTCATGGGGATGATCCAGAATGCCGCAAGGGTTCGCGTAGTCAATTGCATACGAACTACTCAAGTTCAGGATCTCGCCGTTGGAAGCCGGTTGCGGACTGGATGGCTGCGGCAGACTGGCCGCCGCGTGCAAGGGATACAGGCCCTGCGACGGACCATTTACGCCGCGAACTACGTCCGATCCGGGCTATCGACGCAAGATCACCTGCCAGCTCAACAAGGGCAATCCCCGCACGTGCTGCGCCTCCGCCCTACTCTGCGACCGCGAGGGCATGATCCGGGCCCGGCATCTCGAGGCCCCGCATCGAACAAGCTCGATGCCTGAACCTGGCCACGAATGCGGTAATCGCTTGGACCACAGAGCATTACGGGCTCACGGTCGAGCGGATGCGCCGCACCGGACGACGCATCGACGACGAAGTGCTTGCCTGCATCCCCCGCGTACAGCGAGAACATCCACTTCTCAGGCGCGATCGAGGTCGATATCGATGCCGAACTCGCACAGCCCGGCCCGACCCGCTACCGGCCCTCGCGGATCCGCGACACTCCGTTCTGATCGGTGCCACCCGGGTCCGGACGGGGCGAGTCGTCCGGACCTCGATGGCAACCTCAGACGCCGGCGCGCAATCGCTGGTCGAGTCCGAGACGGTTGTCGATCAGGTCGCGTCCTTCGGGGCTGAAGCGTGGGTGTGTGTTCGGAACGGCGTCGGCGATGAACAGGGTGTCGTGGTGCTGGTGCTCGGCTGCGGCGGCGATGAGCGGTTTTTCACCGGCGGCATCGGCCAACCAGTTCGTGCGGCAAGGGAATTCGATCTCGTTCGTTCTGAGTACCCGCGGTGCACAGCCAGCTGGCATCGGCCAAAAGCAGATCCCGCAGGAACGTCGTAACCGGCTCGACCTGGGCGCCCACGCCATCGACCACGACACATGGAACGAGGCCGGTCCCGTCACACCGCACGATCGCACCGATGCGGGGAAGCGGCCAGACCCTAACTACACAACCGATAGTTGCAGCCTGAGCCTCATCGCCAATACCACTCCTGATGGCGATCAAATACCGGTATTGGTGGGCGAACCCGCCGGTTGAGAGCCAGTGTGGATGCCGAAGTCCCGGCGGGGTTTCGGGTGCGGAATCTCCATCCGAAGTCCCCGACGGGACCACCTGCCTTACAGACCTGCGCAGGTGTGTCGCATCACTGGTTCACGTCAGTACCGGCCGAAGGTCAGCGCGACATTGTGCCCACCGAAAGCGAAGGAGTTATTGATCGCGTACTCGATGTCCTGACGGCGAGCTTCGCCGTGCACGACATCGAGGTCGATCTCCGGATCCTGGTTATCGAGGTTCAGCGTCGGGGGGACGATGCCGTCCCGAATGCTCAGGACAGTCAGTACCGACTCGAGGGCGCCGACGGCGCCGATCGAGTGACCCAGGGCCGACTTGGGCGCGTAGACCGAGGCGTGGCCGACACCCGCTTTGTGTAGTGCCTTCGCCTCGGAGATATCACCTATGGAGGTGGCAGTCGCGTGCGCGTTCACATGCGAGACATCCTGTGCAGACAAGCCCGCAGTCTGCATCGCCCGCTGCATTGCACGCGCGATGCCGGTCCCCTCCGGATCCGACGCCACCAGATGGAAGCCATCCGAGGTGACGCCCGCGCCCATGAGGCGGGCGTGGATGGTGGCGCCGCGAGCCTTGGCGTGCTCCTCGGTCTCGATGACCATGAGGGCACCGGCTTCACCGAAGACGAAGCCGTCGCGATCCTTGTCGAAGGGACGCGAGGCGCCCTTCGGGTCATCGTTGCGTGTGCTCATGGCGCGCATCATCGAGAAGGTCGCGATCGGTACGGCGTCGATGAAGCCTTCGACGCCACCGGTGACGACCATGTCGGCGTCACCCATGACGATCATGCGCCAGGCATTGGCGATGGCCTCTGCTCCGGATGAACATGCCGAGACCGGAGTGATCACCCCGGCCTTCGCACCGAGTTCCAACCCGACCACCGCCGCTGGACCGTTCGGCATGATCATCTGTACGGCGAGCGGCGAAATCTTGCGATAGCCACCGGCTTTCATCTTATCGACCGAGTCGATGAGCGCGTCTGCGCCACCGAGACCCGTGCCGATCGACACACCCAGACGCAGCTGGTCAACCTCCGGGGAACCGGCGTTCTTCCACACCTCGCGACCCAGCACCGTCGCCAGTCGCTCCACATACGACATGCGGCGGATCTCCACGCGGCTGAGCAGCGTGTCCGGCGAAACCTTTAAATGCCCGCCGATTCGGACCGGGAGGTCGAACTCGGTAATGAAGTCGTCCTCAAGAACGTCGATGCCGCTCTCGCCGTTGAGCAGGCCCTTCCAGCTCGCATCGACGTCGCCGGCGATCGGCGTAGTCGCCGCGACGCTAGTGACGACGACACTGGGAAAGTTACCGTTCGCACTGAAAGGATTGATCATCGTTTCGCCCATCATTCCGCGTGACCTTCGATGTACTTGGCCTTCAATTCCGCTGCGAGCCCGGCGTTCTCGACCTCCAGGCGCTGCACGTACGCCACCGCGTCACCGACGGTCCGCAGCGTGGTCAAATCCTCGTCGGGGATCTTGACGCTGTACTTGTCCTCGAGCTGCACCGCGATCTCCACCAGCGACAGCGAGTCGATATACAGGTCCTCGATGAACGATTTCCCGAGGGTTACCTCGGATGCCTCGATACCGGTCACCTCCTCCACGATCTCTGCGATACCGGAGACGATCTCTTCTTCTGTGGCAGCCATAGCCAATCCCTTCTTGTTGCATCGAATACCGGTTGTTCACCCGTTGAGTGCATACGGAGACGCCCTCGCCACGAACAGGATCGCCAGGCACTGGATGTGCAACGAACCAGCGACTCTCGTTGTGGCTCAGTTGTTTTCGGGTACTCCGCCACAGTCAAAGGTATACAGGTGGCTCGTGACCGGAAGATGGAAGCTGACACGGAACCATCAGTGAATGTTTGTGGAGAACCTCCAATGCTCCAGTCGTGCAGGATATCTCGTCATCAACGGCGGTACGGTTCGAGCAAACCTCACTACAACGTACAGATCGGAACACACTCAACCGCTCAACAAATCAAGTCTCCGAAATTGCGAACCTTCATCGTCCGAACATGTCGAACAGCGCTATCTACGACGCCATTCAGGCCTGCGGGTTCCGCCCTCACGAAACTAGACGACCAGCGCATTGCCGAGAAGGCGGAAAGTCGCCAAGTTTGCGCATATTTACGCCAAGGACTTTTCATCGCTTCATCCGCGGCTCACACTGACGACCGGCGTGATGGGACAGGCCACATCGGCCATGTGAACACCACCCGATATCAATGACACGAATGATCCGAAGCGCCCGAGGAGTGCCCGTTGCCATCAGTTCATCTGCCCTGGAGCGGATTACGCTTGTTGGCCGTGCACGCTCACCCGGACGATGAGTCGACCAAGGGCGCCGCGACACTCGCGCGCTATGCGGCCGAGGGCGCGGAAGTGCTTGTGTGCACAATGACCGCTGGCGAGCGCGGCGAGGTGCTGAATCCCAATTTGGACCTGCCGGAAAAGCGGCAGGGCCTGCCGCGGTTACGTCGAGCGGAAATGGAACAGGCACGACAAATCTTGCGGGTCGAGCACATCTTTGCGGGGTTCATCGATTCAGGTCAGCCCGAACCCGGCGAAGAACTGCCAACCGGCTGTTTCGCCCTGGCACCGCTCGAGCAAGCAACGGCTCCGCTGGTACGTGTCATGCGTGACTTCCGGCCCCATGTCGTGGTCATCTACGACGAAATCGGTGGCTACCCTTACCCCATCCCGACCACATCAAGACACATCAGGTCTCGGTCGAGGCCTTCACGGCGGCCGGCGACCTCAACCGCTACCCCAGGGGCGGGCAACCGTGGACACCGTCGAAGCTTTACTACCTCTGCTCCTACAGCAAGGAGTATTTCGAGTCGATCTACTCTGCGATGACCGCCGCCGCGGTTCGATCGCGGTATGGGGGCATTCTCTCGGAGTGGGACGATGGCCAGCCCACCTGGGAAATCACCACCAAGTTCCACTGTGCGGAATACTTCTCGATCCGCAGGCAAGCAATGCCCGCGCATCGGACCCAGGTCGACCCGGATGGCCCGATATTCGATTGTCCACTCGACTTGGAGCAACGTGTGTGGCCCACCGAGGACTACCACCTCGCCGTGTCTCGGGTGCAATCCACCTTCCCCGAGGACGATCTCTTCGCTGGAGTCCACACCTGACCATGACCGACTACACGCGGGTAATACCGATCCAACAACGACGCCGAGCGTTCAGGGGTACCTCAGTGGAAGCCCGGCTTCGCCGTGCCTGTCAGACGAACGCTTTCCGATAGGCATGGGGAGCGAGCCCTACCGTCTTTCGGAACGCAATCCGAAGCGCCGCTACCGATGTGAACCCAACCTGATCCGCGATGCAATCGATGGTCAGGTTGGTTGTCTCGAGCAGTTCCTGACTTTTCCTGACCCGAGCCATCTGCAGCCATTCATTGGGACTCATCCGAACCTGCTCACTGAATCGGCGAATCAAGGTGCGATTACTGACACCCGCTCGTGCCGCGAGATCGGATACGGTGATCTTGCCGGACAGCATCGACTCCGCCCATTCCAGTGTCGGATTGATCGATTTGTAATCCGCCTCCGATCGAGGACTCTCCGCAATGAACTGAGCCTGCCCGCCATCTCGGGTGAGCGGCATTACCGAAAGGCGGGCGGTATCCGCCGCGACCGCCGAGCCGTAGTCGCGGCGAACCATATGCAGGCACAGGTCGAGGCCTGCTGCGGCGCCGGCCGAGGTCAGCACACTCTCGTTGTCTACGAACAGAACTGCGGGATCCACATCGATATCCGGATAGTCGGCGGCCAGCTCGGCCGCCGCCATCCAATGGGTGGTAGCTCGCTGCCCATCGAGCAGCCCCACAGCCGCCAGCGTAAATGCGCCCAGGCAGATCGAGGCCACACGAGCACCGCGTTCATGGGCGCGATGCAGCGCATCCTTCATCCGATCCGACGGCGCCGCACGATAACTCAGTGATCCGGGGACCACGACGATGTCGGCTTCCTCCTCCAGGAACTCCAAGTTCCCGACCGAGGAAATCCCGAAGAACCGGGACGAAACATCGGACTTCTCCCCGCATACCTGCACTTCGTAACACGAGGTTCCGTCCTCTCGCTGGGCCCGGCCGAAGATCTCAAGCGGAACCGCCATATCGAAGGGAACTACGTCATCGACTGCGAGCACCGCAACAGACCTCATGGCAGCCAGCCTAGTTCACACCACCTGCAGCCTCTGTTCGGACGATTGCGAGTCCGGCACGGATAAGCCGCTTCAAGGCCCGTCCTTGCAGCACCGTCAGCGACGGCGCGAGTTCGGACCATCGGACCGGCCCACCCTGCAGCGCGTCCCAAAGCCCCTGTCCACCATCACGTTCCAGGCATCGCACTTCGATCTTGGCATCAGTCGCAGAGTAGATCCGATCGCACGGAACCGTGTCGTTCAGCGGCGAGGGAGCATCGTCGGGGTTGGCGATCGGGTCTCGCCAGTAGTTCGCGAGACCCTGGCGCGCCTCGAGTGGGATCTCGAAGGGCGGAGACATACCCTTGAACCCCGGAATATCGGCGCCCAGGCCGGATCGGATTCGCGCATCGGGTGAAAGTTCCACCAGGTCAGCCGATTCCAGATCCACCGCATCCGCTGCCGAGAGTGCCCTGAGGTACGGGCCTTCCACAGCGAGGTCACGAGGGTCACGGCTGCCCTTGGTCATGATATTGACCAGATCCGGGACCAGGGCGGTGTTGAGCAGGGCCTGGAACGTTCCCTCGGTGGCGTTGTCGAGCCCGACCCTGCGCCCCTGAGCGCTCCAATACGGACTGTCCGGGTGAGACCGCGAAATCTCGTGGTACCACTGGTCGATGCTCAGCGCCCAGGTCTCGGCCATCGCGCGCCACTCGACATCGTAATCGCGCCAGAGGTCCCGTTTGGCCCGCTCATCCAGGCCGGGGTCAAACGTCTTGCGCAACACCAGCGCTGCCGCCCACGCCTGGGTCACCGCGAACGACATCCCGGACGAGAACAGCGGATCTACGAAGTAGGAGGCGTCGCCGATGGCCATCCACCGGTCATCGTAGGAGCCGAAGCAATCGCTCACCCGGGAATAGTTTGTGGCGGTGAGCATTTCATCGCGCACCGGCTCTGCATCGACGATGAGTTCCTTCAGCACCGGGATCGATTGAATCGTCTTCCGGAAGATCTCGGGGTCCCGAAGGTTCACCCGGATAAGCGATTCGGGATTGGTGACGATACCGATCGACCACACCGTTTCACGAACGCCGTCGACCAGGCGCGGCGTCGGAATGTACCAGACCCAGCCGTGCTCGAACGCCACGGCGTAGATTGGCGACAAGTTGTTGTCCCGAAATACATTCCAGTCTCCCTCGGCACGCTGCGCCGGCACGCAGTTCCGGAAGTGCGACCAGATCGCGATGTTCCGATAATCCGACAGCCACTCCTTCTCCCGCTCCGCGCCACGAGCGGCGACCTGGTTCGCCCGCCCAGAGGCGTCGATGAAGAACCCGGCGCGAATCTCGGTGCCGTCCTCGAGTACGACCGTCGAAATCTCCTTGCCAGAAACGAATTTGGATACCCGCACGCCTTGGAAGACGTGTGCCCCACTGTCTTCGGCATGATCGAGCAGGACCGTATCGAACTCCGCACGGTTCACGTGCATCGACCACCGATACACGCCATCCGCCAGGTAATCGGAATGATCGAAGAAGCCGACGAACGGACGCTCGGTGTCCCACTGGTAGATACCGCCGTACTTCTGGATCCAGCACTCGCTGGCCATCACCTTTTCCAACGCTCCGCTGGCCTGCAACACGGGCACCAGAGGGTGCGCACCCGACTCACCGATGTGCTCACGAGGGAAGATCTCCTTGTCGAAGACCGCGACCTTCAGATCGGTTTCCCGGCACA is a genomic window containing:
- a CDS encoding KasA/KasB family beta-ketoacyl-ACP synthase codes for the protein MINPFSANGNFPSVVVTSVAATTPIAGDVDASWKGLLNGESGIDVLEDDFITEFDLPVRIGGHLKVSPDTLLSRVEIRRMSYVERLATVLGREVWKNAGSPEVDQLRLGVSIGTGLGGADALIDSVDKMKAGGYRKISPLAVQMIMPNGPAAVVGLELGAKAGVITPVSACSSGAEAIANAWRMIVMGDADMVVTGGVEGFIDAVPIATFSMMRAMSTRNDDPKGASRPFDKDRDGFVFGEAGALMVIETEEHAKARGATIHARLMGAGVTSDGFHLVASDPEGTGIARAMQRAMQTAGLSAQDVSHVNAHATATSIGDISEAKALHKAGVGHASVYAPKSALGHSIGAVGALESVLTVLSIRDGIVPPTLNLDNQDPEIDLDVVHGEARRQDIEYAINNSFAFGGHNVALTFGRY
- the acpM gene encoding meromycolate extension acyl carrier protein AcpM; its protein translation is MAATEEEIVSGIAEIVEEVTGIEASEVTLGKSFIEDLYIDSLSLVEIAVQLEDKYSVKIPDEDLTTLRTVGDAVAYVQRLEVENAGLAAELKAKYIEGHAE
- a CDS encoding GlxA family transcriptional regulator, with the protein product MRSVAVLAVDDVVPFDMAVPLEIFGRAQREDGTSCYEVQVCGEKSDVSSRFFGISSVGNLEFLEEEADIVVVPGSLSYRAAPSDRMKDALHRAHERGARVASICLGAFTLAAVGLLDGQRATTHWMAAAELAADYPDIDVDPAVLFVDNESVLTSAGAAAGLDLCLHMVRRDYGSAVAADTARLSVMPLTRDGGQAQFIAESPRSEADYKSINPTLEWAESMLSGKITVSDLAARAGVSNRTLIRRFSEQVRMSPNEWLQMARVRKSQELLETTNLTIDCIADQVGFTSVAALRIAFRKTVGLAPHAYRKAFV
- a CDS encoding NAD(P)/FAD-dependent oxidoreductase, whose translation is MATSITDLAPEYDVVIMGGGPAGSTLAAMLCRETDLKVAVFDKEIFPREHIGESGAHPLVPVLQASGALEKVMASECWIQKYGGIYQWDTERPFVGFFDHSDYLADGVYRWSMHVNRAEFDTVLLDHAEDSGAHVFQGVRVSKFVSGKEISTVVLEDGTEIRAGFFIDASGRANQVAARGAEREKEWLSDYRNIAIWSHFRNCVPAQRAEGDWNVFRDNNLSPIYAVAFEHGWVWYIPTPRLVDGVRETVWSIGIVTNPESLIRVNLRDPEIFRKTIQSIPVLKELIVDAEPVRDEMLTATNYSRVSDCFGSYDDRWMAIGDASYFVDPLFSSGMSFAVTQAWAAALVLRKTFDPGLDERAKRDLWRDYDVEWRAMAETWALSIDQWYHEISRSHPDSPYWSAQGRRVGLDNATEGTFQALLNTALVPDLVNIMTKGSRDPRDLAVEGPYLRALSAADAVDLESADLVELSPDARIRSGLGADIPGFKGMSPPFEIPLEARQGLANYWRDPIANPDDAPSPLNDTVPCDRIYSATDAKIEVRCLERDGGQGLWDALQGGPVRWSELAPSLTVLQGRALKRLIRAGLAIVRTEAAGGVN